The Pseudoliparis swirei isolate HS2019 ecotype Mariana Trench chromosome 19, NWPU_hadal_v1, whole genome shotgun sequence genomic sequence CCACTAAAGGACtctgacatgtagtcctctaggtcCCCACTAGAGGACtctgacatgtagtcctctaggtcCCCACTAGAGGACTCTGATGTGTCCTCTAGGTCCCCACTAGAGGACTCTGACGTGTCCTCTAGGTCCCCACTGGAGGACTCTGACGTGTCCTCTAGGTCCCCACTAGAGGACTCTGACATGTCCTCTAGGTCCCCACTAGAGGACTCTGACGTGTCCTCTAGGTCCCCACTGGAGGACTCTGACGTGTCCTCTAGGTCCCCACTAGAGGACtctgacatgtagtcctctaggtcCCCACTAGAGGACTCTGATGTGTCCTCTAGGTCCCCACTAAAGGACtctgacatgtagtcctctaggtcCCCACTGGAGGACTCTGACGTGTCCTCTAGGTCCCCACTAGAGGACTCTGACGTGTCCTCTAGGTCCCCACTAGAGGACtctgacatgtagtcctctaggtcCCCACTAGAGGACTCTGATGTGTCCTCTAGGTCCCCACTAAAGGACtctgacatgtagtcctctaggtcCCCACTGGAGGACTCTGACGTGTCCTCTAGGTCCCCACTGGAGGACTCTGACGTGTCCTCTAGGTCCCCACTAGAGGACTCTGATGTGTCCTCTAGGTCCCCACTAGAGGACTCTGATGTGTCCTCTAGGTCCCCACTAGAGGACtctgacatgtagtcctctaggtcCCCACTGGAGGACTCTGACGTGTCCTCTAGGTCCCCACTAGAGGACtctgacatgtagtcctctaggtcCCCACTAGAGGACTCTGATGTGTCCTCTAGGTCCCCACTAAAGGACtctgacatgtagtcctctaggtcCCCACTGGAGGACTCTGATGTGTCGTCCTCTAGGTCCCCACTAGAGGACTCTGACGTGTCCTTCTGCTGCTCCCTCACCAGACTTGGCGTCCAAGGCGGCGGAGGCCGAGTGGAGAGAGAAGGCCaagaaggagctggaggactGGCACGTCCACCAGAGCGACCAGATGGGGAAGAACAAGGTCAACAACAGGTCCGTCCCTTAAGCAGAATACGATGTCTATACAAGTATTGTAACCGTTTCTTTTCGTTATAATGGAGAGCAttgctcatttatttattgcttatttaaaGAAAGTCTTTGAACTAATCCATGTTTTAGTCTGACTCAGTGGGTGTTGTTCCTctacagcaggggtgctcacactttttcagcatgcgagctacttatgatgtgaccaagtcaaggcgatcgaccgacggggggggggggggggtggtgctagtgctagtgagtgtgctcacctgccgcgcgcgagccgagcagagttgttgacgggggggtgctagtgctagtgagtgtgctcacctgccgcgcgcgagccgagcagagttgttgacggggggtgctagtgagtgtgctcacctgccgcgcgcgagccgagcagagttgttgactttttttttgctccgtcccgatgcgcgcaaaccggtgtcggagctctgcggcgcacgagacggcgggcagaggactgttaacgcgacacgtagagacagaaatgacgtgctgctgctgtaatgtggcgctatagagaaagtgacaggggggcgggccaatgtttgtttatgtcatgcgatctaccatacaacgccgcgatcgacgtattgagcacccctgctctacagGAACATGTCCTCCTCTCATGACTCACCAGCTGTTCTCTTGCCCAACGACACGCCGTGTTGCTCTGTGTTAACCAGTCTGTCCCCAAGGGACCCGTCTGAGACATCAGGGTGTCCAGTTAGAATGCCTGAAACACTAAGCAGGAAGCTAGAAGGAATGTCACAGTTTTCAtccatattatttatatatataaaaatatgtatatatattatttatgtatactaTATGGATGAAAACTGTGACATTtgctatagtatatatatataataattataatatatattatatatatatacagtatacatatattatatatatataattattattatttatatatatactatatattgtatatatatgatatttatataaatatattttctattatatatatatattttagccgAGCACTAACTCAGTCTGTAATTCTTTTAttttccctccagttgatcTCATATTTGAACATGAATGCAGAAACATGGTGTTCAGTGTTTAAAGCTGTGTCTCCACCTTCGTGGAGCTGTTGCTGCTCCACCCTTCTCGTGCCCTAACTGTTCTCTGCTTGTGGTTTTGACTGaacttctctccttctctttcctgcGTCCTTGGCTGCACTAGGATTGCTGACAAGGCGTTCTACAAGCAGCCTAACGCTGACGTCGTAGGCTTTGTGTAGGTGTAGAGTCCTTGTGCTTCGTAATGTCGCCGGCCCCCCAGAGCGAGACGACCGACGCATGCCCCGCCTCCACCCCCTGCTGGCCCAGTGCCGTGCTCCCTGTGTAGATCTGACTGCTCCTCATAGGTTTTAATAAACGACCGGTGTAAAGACCCGCATGCCGTTGTTGAGCATGTTGCCGTTCCTGCGATGCGACTTTGCCGTCTCTGACATCACAgctccttcatctctctcctGCCGCAGAGCGTCGGAGGAGGACTCCCTGGCCGAGGACGGCGGCGCCGACGGCCCGGGGTCCGAGTGGGGCCGGGTCGCCCACCTCTGTGACTTCAACCCCAAAACCAGCAGGCAGGCGAAGGACGTCTCTCGGATGCGCTCCGTCCTCATTTCTCTGAAGCAGGCGCCTCTCGTCCGCTAGAGAACGGTGTGGAGGCGTTGAGCTCGACCTCACGGCGGTTTCTCTGTCCCGGTGTGTTTATAATCTTTTGAAAACTTCCCGCCTTTCTTGATGCCTAATATATTGAATCTCCTTGCTCCCTCTCCTGTGAGGAGTGAAGGACTGCTGCTGTTCCTTTGGCTGCTCAGTTTGATCACAGCTATATTTAAGAGAATACCGTTCCTTTTTAAATTAAACGTTCTCCTTCCCGGTTATCTTACACATTGTCATTAGGTCAGTTTAGTGCATGCCTAAGCTAATAATATTTTTGGATGCACATTTTATAGTTTTTATGAATTAGCATTTTATTTGATGTCAAACCCGAAGCAGCCCTGACGGCTCATCAGATTGAAACCACTTCTGCCTCATCGACGTCGACCCATCAGCGTCTGTTCACATGTCATATAACACTCATATTAACATGGGAagcatatttgttttaaatgcataAGCTTGTGGCCTTGTTGACTTCGCGCTTCCTCCAGTTTGAATATTCAGCTTCTTCAAttagacaaaataaaataactcaACCAAAGATCTAAATTTTGAGATTTAACGCGATTTGATATCCCATAATTTCTTTGAAGTTTTTATACCCAATATGCTTCGTTTAGTGTTCAAACAGTAATCACCAGGTTGTACATTTCCACAGCAACGTCTGCACATCGTTTCACGTGTTGCCTGTTTGGACGTTATGAAGAAACGAGAAAGTTGAAAGGGAATTGGAAAATAAAAGACAGCGGCTATGATGACCTCATTCATTTGTCCTGTTGGTTTCCCTGAGAAGGTTGTTGCCCTCTAAGTTCTGTGTAGGATCCAGTGAGTAGATGTGAGGTTATACATGATGTGGTTATCTAGAGCAGGgaggtcaaactcatgttctcCGAGGGcctcatcagcatcacggccgcctcttaaagggccggaaacacttcaAAAACTCCGAACATgtcgttaaataactctttgcatttgattgtttatttgagtgtagaaatattgtacataagaaaatgtctctaatattacaacattaatccattaatttgaaaccttcaaaataaaagcgcgggCAATTCGGcgggcgggccttgtgtttgacacctgtacTCTGAGTGTTAAGCATCCGAGTGATAAACACGTGAACAGGAGTCACACTGCAGGACCACTCGGTCCTCCTGAGTAGTGAAGGTTGGCCGGTCTCCTTCCATTCAGATCGACTCATCCAGgacattcataaaaaaaaactgaatccaAGTGAAGCTTCATCTGAAATACACTCTGCACACCAGCTTCAGATTATGTTTATTTCATCAGCCAGACGATCATTGGATGGGGACATTTGAAACCCAACCCTCCagaagagcaagaagcacaTCATTAATGTTGAGTCATCATTTTACTCCGTCCTGTCTGCACAACACAAGTAGAGCTCTGGCGGTTCTCCTGATCCACGGGCCGAGCCCGGAGATAAAGATGTGATCAACGTGTCGTAGATAATAAGTAGTGTTGGCACGAGCCGAGGCACCTGAACAACGTAGGAGACATAACTCGGGACAGGTCATCAGTCCAGTGGGACCGGTCCCTCTTCATTGTTTGGCTTTCACAGCTGTGATGAAGACGCCGGCTATGATGGCAACGACCGTGAAGCCTTGAGCAAAGATCCGGCCCCTCATCATCAGCTGGGACTGCCGGGTTTTCCCCTGGTTGAAGGCACGCAGACCGAAAGCCAGAGCGCCCGCGGTCCCCAAGCAACCTGCAGAACGTCACAGAACGCGGACCGAGAGAAGGTCAAGGTGGATCCAAGGTCATGTACAGGAAGTACAAACACACGCGTGACAGCTGGAAGCTCGTCGTTTAGAGACAGGAAGGACAGCGGAGCATCAACAGAGGTCAAACGGTCATAGTCGTGTCTATCTGGCAATGCATGGTTGGTCGGTTCTGATATTACACATGCTGATTGTACAATTTAGTTTTGAAgaatataaatgaaataaaattggGAAAACACGTTATTCGTTctgaatatatttagaaatattgtcCCAAACGTCATattacaaaatgtaaaataattacAACAAACAATCCGTTGTTGGTTCATTTCCCTGGACCGTGTAAACATTGGCTCAAGGGCAACGAGACTTCACGTTTCCAGATGAAAGTCAGCCCGGTGTTACGGTCGAAGACGCGACCGTGTTGTCATGGTTACACACACGTAGCTGCCTCGTGACGGTCGCATTGTTTAATTCTTACAGTTTGTATGATTAAGTATTCGAGGTGGTTAACACTTCCTTACATTAAACCAAGCGGCATCcacgaggacagctatacgtgAAGTCTCCAGTTAACACGGCCGcgtgttaaaccgtaacaccggctgcCTCCATCTCTCACAGTGACAAACACGCAGTAGATACTCCGTGTGACGCACTTCCGGTGTGAGCTGAAGCCGTTAGCTCGCGCGAGGCTGAGTTATAAACGTTCACCTCTACCCGACATGTGACTCGACTTCAGAATGAAGCAGCGTCTCGCGTCTCTACCGCCGCCGCGTCTCTGCCGCCGCCACCCCGCGCCGCCGCGTctctgccgccgccgccccgcgCCGCCGCGTCTCTGCCGCCGCCACCCAGCGCCGccgcccagcgccgccgccgccgccccgcgCCGCCGCTCACCTATCGGGACGAACGGGTTCTCCTTCGTCTTCCTCAGGAACTTCTCCTTGACGGTCTCGTCTCTGTCGGCCGGCAGCCGGCTGAAGCCGTCGATGTCCGGCGGCTGCGAGAAGTCGAACGGCGCGAAGGCGGCAGGCGACTTCGCGGCAGGCGTTAGCTCGGTGACCGCTGGTTCCCCCGCCATGTTTACCGGAAACGACCGGAGTGAGAGGGTGAACGGAGGAACTGCACTTCCGGTTAAACTTTCAACTAAAACGTCaaaatatacggacacgtaaatgtcacacataaataaatgaagaaatacgcgtggacacgtaaatagagaaataaataaatgaagaaatacagaaatgtagagatatatttatttaatgatgtcctgttgatttctaacttatatttattaattcctatatttatttatttaagcatttatttattcctctatttattcatgcatttatttatttatacttaagtaattttgagtcctccatacataTCAGCATTGTGCAGCTATACTATTTaaggaattaaacaattaactaACCTTATATCATCTGATCACATGTATGATCACGAGACATTTGCAATAAGTAATGTTTATAGTTACTTATCCTAGGTTTAcagttaatattattattgtagtttTAGTGTATTCCATGTTATGTATATTTACCGTTTCAGAGCAATATGCTATTGTAAAACCATCATTTCCtaaattaataaattatttatatCCCTCTATCACAgattgtgttattatttttctaaaatgtgTCTCAACAAAGCCTCCATGGTTCCCACTAAGTGGCAGCATTGCATCTTGTTGTACTTTGAGGATTAAAACTTGTAGTTGTTAGTCTCCTCCAGCTGTACACATGTATTGAATGTCCCTGAGATCCAAGGTCAGAGTCCAACTAATGCATCCTGACACATGACCTGGATCAGTGAGCTCAACGCTCACCAACAAATATTAAACAAACATATCACAATGAAAAATTGTCAAATAGAAATCCGATTATTGATTAAAACCAAATTTAAACCAGAGGATCTCTGCACATGTGAAGAACCGTAAAGGAAGATgcaataatataaaatgtaaatcaCAAGATGAACTGTGTACTAATTGATGTCAGAAGAGTTTACAGAGTAAAGAGTGATTCATAAAACAGCACACAGATACTTTTCAAtctttttattgaatattaAGGTAAATATTTCACATTAATACAGGCTACATAAAGTAGAGCCACTATACGACATGAAATTTACTCTCATTTTAACCCTTTTTAGTATGTAAAcaattatacatgtatttaccactctaaaaggttctgatttctctttctctttcggtAATCATCATCTAGTTCTGGGCCAAGTTTAAATAGCTACTTCATGTTGAGCCCCCTGCAGCCCAAGAACGGTGTATGTGGGTTTAAGTCAAAATCGCTAAACTACGCAGAGAATGGATCCTGTTGGACAGGCGGTCGCGCTTGTTTGTTTGCATCGTGGGGACGGCTGCTACCAGCCCTCGCCTATTCACTCTGTGTGTTTTGAGACGGGCGCGTCGAAGAGCGGCGTCGCGAGGACCTCCGCCTCCCCGCCGTCGGCTCTCTCGGGTCTCTAAGGTTAACGTGTCGCGTCTCGTTCGGTCGTGTTCGTCAGTTGGTAGTTCATGTGTGCGTCGGGTCATGCTGCTGCGCGCTTTGATTGCCGTGGAACGCGCGCTCTAGTTGACGTGGTTCAGGTGCACGTTGCCCACGTGAGGCGCCCAGGTACCGGGCCAcacctgagaggagagaggaccaaTGAGAGGCTCACGTTAGTGACGTCTGACTGGCGGCGTGTTGAACGCCGAGCGCCAGGCAGCGCCGCGGGCCTCATACCtgctgctgcgggtcagagTTATCTGCGTTGTTGGGGACCACTTTGATGATGGGGCTCCACGCGGGGTCACCGGCGTGCAGACCGTTGTACATCGGACCCCCCGGGCCCTCG encodes the following:
- the higd2a gene encoding HIG1 domain family member 2A, mitochondrial; amino-acid sequence: MAGEPAVTELTPAAKSPAAFAPFDFSQPPDIDGFSRLPADRDETVKEKFLRKTKENPFVPIGCLGTAGALAFGLRAFNQGKTRQSQLMMRGRIFAQGFTVVAIIAGVFITAVKAKQ